A genome region from Triticum aestivum cultivar Chinese Spring chromosome 2B, IWGSC CS RefSeq v2.1, whole genome shotgun sequence includes the following:
- the LOC123040716 gene encoding probable pectinesterase 66 codes for MECHRAISLVVLVLVPLLRWPVLSSASVPVSRTITVDSKGGGDFRRIQSAVNLVPDGNREWVRIHVRAGRYREKVTIPKEKGYILLEGEGHSSTEIYFNDHAHGSTDGLMRRGADVMQTYETATFSVYANDFVARDIAFTNTHNGVNKSHVTQALAAMVDGDRIAFHRCAFNGFEDTLCDNTGRHYFRECVIKGGVDFIFGYARSIYDGSTLVSNIPPRYGRRRAGWVTAHAGRHAGNPGGFVFKGGELRGTGRQYLGRAWNKYATVVYYHVNMSNIVVPQGWAPWYAGSETNDVLFAEVGCTGPGSNMANRVPWEKHLTEGEVEKFVNMSFIDDGWLSKQP; via the exons ATGGAGTGTCATCGTGCTATTAGTTTGGTCGTGCTCGTGCTCGTGCCGTTGCTCCGGTGGCCGGTGCTGAGCTCTGCATCGGTGCCGGTGTCAAGGACCATCACCGTGGACAGTAAAGGGGGAGGAGATTTCAGGAGGATTCAGTCGGCGGTGAACCTCGTCCCGGACGGCAACCGCGAGTGGGTCAGGATCCACGTCCGGGCAGGGCGGTACAG GGAGAAGGTGACCATCCCAAAGGAGAAAGGCTACATCTTGCTCGAAGGGGAGGGCCACTCGAGCACGGAGATCTACTTCAACGACCACGCCCACGGCAGCACCGACGGCCTGATGCGCCGTGGCGCCGACGTGATGCAGACGTACGAGACCGCCACCTTCAGTGTCTACGCTAACGACTTCGTCGCCCGGGACATCGCCTTCACCAACACGCACAACGGCGTCAACAAGAGCCACGTCACCCAAGCGCTCGCGGCGATGGTTGACGGTGACCGGATCGCCTTCCACCGCTGCGCCTTCAACGGCTTCGAGGACACGCTCTGCGACAACACCGGCCGGCACTACTTCCGTGAATGCGTCATCAAGGGCGGGGTCGACTTCATCTTCGGCTACGCCCGGTCCATCTACGACGGCTCCACCCTTGTGTCTAACATACCCCCGCGGTACGGCCGCCGCCGTGCCGGGTGGGTGACGGCGCACGCTGGGCGCCACGCCGGCAACCCCGGCGGTTTTGTGTTCAAAGGCGGGGAGCTCCGAGGCACCGGGCGCCAGTATCTCGGACGCGCGTGGAACAAATACGCCACCGTCGTCTACTACCACGTGAACATGTCCAACATCGTCGTCCCACAGGGGTGGGCTCCATGGTACGCCGGCAGCGAGACTAACGACGTCCTGTTCGCAGAGGTTGGGTGCACCGGACCGGGGTCAAACATGGCCAATAGAGTGCCGTGGGAGAAGCATCTGACCGAGGGGGAGGTAGAGAAGTTCGTGAACATGAGCTTCATCGATGACGGTTGGCTAAGCAAGCAGCCATAG